In the Lujinxingia vulgaris genome, one interval contains:
- a CDS encoding thiazole synthase — protein sequence MSESEVSSWKVGPYTFESRLLVGTARYANYQVMLDALEASGTELVTVGIRRLDIEASREAGILEILMERYTLLPNTAGCYTARDAVLTAQLAREALETDLIKLEVIADDQTLLPDSEELLKAARTLVEDGFVVMAYTNDDPVLARKLQDIGCAAVMPLGSPIGSGMGIRNPYNFQIIREFMEVPMLVDAGVGTASDAALAMELGCDGVLLNSAISGAEKPVMMAKAFRDAVRAGRWAYEAGRIPRRFYAQASTPLEGVVGSEPTS from the coding sequence ATGAGTGAGTCGGAAGTGTCGAGCTGGAAGGTTGGCCCCTACACCTTTGAGAGTCGCCTGCTGGTGGGCACGGCCCGCTATGCGAATTATCAGGTGATGCTCGACGCGCTGGAGGCCAGCGGCACCGAGCTTGTGACCGTGGGCATCCGCCGTCTGGATATTGAGGCGTCGCGGGAGGCGGGGATCTTAGAGATCTTGATGGAGCGCTACACGCTTCTGCCCAACACCGCCGGCTGCTACACCGCGCGCGACGCCGTGCTCACCGCGCAGTTGGCGCGCGAGGCGCTGGAGACGGATCTGATCAAGCTGGAGGTGATCGCCGACGACCAGACGCTTTTGCCCGACAGCGAAGAGCTCTTGAAGGCCGCGCGCACGCTGGTCGAAGACGGCTTTGTGGTCATGGCGTACACCAACGATGATCCGGTGCTGGCCCGCAAACTTCAGGACATCGGCTGCGCGGCGGTCATGCCCTTAGGATCGCCCATCGGCAGTGGGATGGGGATTCGCAACCCCTATAACTTCCAGATCATCCGGGAGTTTATGGAGGTGCCGATGCTGGTGGACGCCGGCGTGGGGACGGCCTCGGACGCGGCGCTGGCGATGGAGCTGGGCTGCGACGGGGTGCTGTTGAACAGCGCGATCAGCGGGGCGGAGAAGCCGGTGATGATGGCTAAAGCCTTTCGCGACGCGGTGCGCGCGGGGCGCTGGGCCTATGAGGCCGGGCGGATTCCGCGGCGTTTTTACGCGCAGGCCTCCACGCCGCTGGAGGGCGTGGTGGGCTCGGAGCCGACGAGTTAA
- a CDS encoding thiamine phosphate synthase: MARHLPSRLYAIADVSFCAARGLSLEEVAARAIAGGVSMLSVRVGEALVGRDARGREALWGEVQKVVEQGRQAGATVLLHAHIERAASMGCGGVHLKARQAGEVAGVRARLGEEALVGVSCHNAEELRAAEEVGADFVTLSPIFASVSKPGYGGEVGLKRWARLVAASRVPVYALGGVRPEHVADCLAAGFWGVAVVGGLFGAEDVEGAARNYVQSVNAA, translated from the coding sequence ATGGCGCGCCACCTACCCTCGCGGCTTTATGCGATCGCCGACGTGAGCTTCTGCGCTGCCAGGGGCCTGAGTCTGGAGGAGGTCGCGGCCCGCGCGATCGCCGGGGGCGTCTCGATGCTCTCGGTGCGGGTGGGCGAGGCGCTTGTGGGTCGGGATGCGCGGGGGCGCGAGGCGTTGTGGGGAGAGGTTCAAAAGGTGGTGGAGCAGGGGCGGCAGGCCGGCGCGACGGTGTTGTTGCACGCCCATATCGAGCGCGCAGCGAGCATGGGTTGCGGGGGCGTGCACCTCAAAGCCAGGCAGGCTGGCGAGGTGGCCGGGGTGCGGGCGCGGTTGGGTGAGGAGGCGCTGGTGGGGGTGTCGTGCCATAACGCCGAGGAGCTTCGCGCGGCGGAGGAGGTCGGGGCGGACTTTGTGACGCTGAGCCCGATCTTCGCGAGTGTGTCCAAGCCCGGGTATGGCGGGGAGGTGGGCCTTAAGCGGTGGGCGAGGCTTGTGGCGGCGAGTCGCGTGCCGGTGTACGCGCTGGGCGGAGTGCGGCCGGAGCATGTGGCGGATTGCCTGGCCGCGGGGTTCTGGGGCGTGGCGGTGGTGGGGGGCCTCTTCGGCGCCGAAGATGTTGAGGGTGCGGCGCGCAACTACGTTCAGTCGGTGAACGCGGCGTGA
- the thiS gene encoding sulfur carrier protein ThiS has translation MEIRVNGKVENIEVEGSLSVEALLSELGVEAARGVAVAVGDQVVPRSRWSEPVIEAGNSVEIIRATQGG, from the coding sequence ATGGAGATTCGGGTCAACGGCAAGGTGGAGAACATCGAGGTCGAGGGAAGCCTCTCGGTGGAGGCGTTGCTCTCGGAGCTGGGTGTGGAAGCCGCCCGGGGGGTGGCGGTGGCGGTGGGCGATCAGGTCGTGCCCCGCAGCCGCTGGAGCGAGCCGGTGATCGAGGCGGGGAACAGCGTGGAGATCATTCGCGCCACCCAGGGCGGTTGA